The nucleotide sequence TGTTCATGTGAATATTTCCTCATTTTGCTGCTTTTTCGTTTATTCAGTGAGACACTATTGGAATGGAAATCATATCCTGCCATACTGCGCTTTCGTGTTGTGTTGTGGATTCGAAAGGGAGTCTTCCTCCTGTTGTAGTTGGATCGTCTTTGAGATATTCTCACCGACACACCTCAGGTTAAGGAAGCAAAGAGCTTCGGCAGCAGTCTGCTCCGCTAAAAGATATGAAGATGTCACCACAGGGTTTTGAGTGAAACCTATGATCCTTATGTGCTTGATGGCCTAAATGGTTTAAGTGGCACTCGTGAGGCTATACCTAAAGTCTCGATTCCTGGTTTGCCGGATGGAGACAATGTTGCTACCATAAACAGCTGTTTCTGGGAATGGAAGCCCAATTTCAATGTACATTATGAAACATCAGGTTCAGAGAATGTCAACTCCCCGCCTGTTCTTTTCCTGCCCGGATTTGGTGTAGGCTCATTTCACTACAAGAAGCAGCTGAATGATCTTGGTCGGGATTATAGGGTGTGGGCGCTGGATTTCTTGGGTCAAGGGATGTCGCTGCCAAATGAAGATCCAACTTTGCAGTCCAAAGATGGGAACCAATATGTGTTACCGGGCCAAAATGATGTTTGGGGCTTTGGAGATGAGAGTGAGACGTGGGCGGAGGAATTGGTTTATTCGGCTGATCTGTGGAGGGACCAAGTACACAAATTTATAGAAGAGGTACACACCGTAACGCGACTCACTCATTGTGCCAACTATTATTTTCTTAGATCATATGAATAATAACTGTAACTTGAGTTGAAGTTATAGATGATTAAAGTATTATTGTTGAAAAAGTGTTTCTTGCTTGCGATGTTGCAGGTGATTAAAGAACCCGCTTATCTTGTTGGAAACTCACTTGGGGGATATATGGCACTCTATTTTGCAGCATGCAACCCACAGCTAGTGAAAGGCGTGACCTTGCTGAATGCAACACCCGTCTGGGGATTTCTCCCTAACCCTCTAAGATCTCCAAGATTGTCGAAACTCTTCCTTGGGCTGGAACGTTTCCTCTCCCTTCCAGTGTCAGGAAGCTAGTACAAATTTTGTAAGCTATACCAGAATTCTTTCTTATCTTGATATTTTATAGAAAACTGTCCAATAAGAACAAGCGTGCTTCTGAGATAATTGCTCGAGACTCAAGTCCTGTTTGGTGTTGTAGGTGGCAGAAGATCAGTGATCCAACAAGCATAGCGAAAATACTAGAGCAAGTATACACAGACCATTCAACGGATGTGGATGATGTGTTCACACGCATTGTTGAGACAACACAACATCCAGCAGCAGCTGCATCCTTTGCTTCCATCATGTTTGCACCTCAGGCGGAATTATCCTTCAAGGAAGCTTTATCTAGGTACGTGACGAAGAAGAATTCGTGGCAGCTTCTCTCCTTTTCACGAGTGCAGCCATATCAATGGAAGTTTTGATTGATTGCAGGTGCCAGATGAACAACACACCTATTTGTCTTGCATATGGAAAGGATGATCCTTGGGTGATGCCCATCTGCGGTATGCAGGTGAAAAACCAAGTTCCCGATGCTCCCTACTACGAGATAAGCCCAGCAGGTCACTGCCCTCACGATGAAGTTCCAGAGGTACTAACAATAACAACGATAACAATGTTGTCTTCCAGAACTCAAGTCAGAAATACAACAAGATTAGCTTATGTTTTAACatcattttgttgtttgataTTGCTAGGTTGTCAACTTTCTTCTGCGTGGGTGGATTAGAAGCCTGGAGTCAGGCGGCTCAGTCGTGCTGCCTCTGCTCGATGACTCTCAAAGCCTCGGTTATGAAGTCACTAAGGATTTGGAGTTTTCAAGGGGAGGGCCTAACAAGTTAGTGAGGGTGCAATTCCATGGCTCCAATTACTCTTTGTGGAGTTGGCTAAACTCTCAATTCAAACCTCTTTTTCGACGATTGCTTGCTCAGCCCTCGTTGTGAAGTCTGTATTCAATCATCAATTTATTTGTACAGAAAATTGTTTCTTTAGTCCAACTTGGATGAAAATGCATGTAGATGTAAGTTTACACATACATTATGGTGTTAATAGTTAAAAGAATTTGCAGTTCGAACTGATTTGTGCAGAggcaaaacaaacacacaaagatGACACATTATTGTCTGATACAAACTAATCTGATGTCATGCAAGTCCATgtactttctttttctttgtcaCAACGAAAATTGTTAGCCCTAATTTCCTAGATTCACATTTTCTTGGTTTCAAATAGCTCCCATTCAGATTGTATTTCAGTCAGACCAGCaaattaatgtaaaattatacacaaataaaaaaaaattctcaattCAGCAGTAGGATAAACAAATTGATAATCCCAACTGATTTCTGCCTATGATAGGGACAGTAAAAGGTAGAAGATGCTGCAAGTTCCGAACAATCGAAATCTGAAGATTTTAAACTACAACGTGAACCTCAAGACACATGTAAAGATATGTCGAACCAAATTCTACGTGCAAATTTATCAGCAGCTTCTTTGGTCTACTCCGCTGGTGTATCAGCATGCTTTCTCACGAAGAGCTTGCTTATGTCTTCTGTGACGACATTGCTCCTGCAAAATGGTACACCAGCAATACATAAATTTAAGGACATATTGAACCAAAGAATTTGCTATTTCATTATAGACTACCAAGACCACATAAACTAAGTCATAACTCATGAATAAGGAAAACCACTAGATAACGTTGAAAACTATTGATAATTAAAGCAATAACGTAAGCTAAATTCGCACTTAAAAACGCCAAAGTAATAGAAACTATTGACTGCCTGCAATTATTTTCACAGTTGCAGTTTTCCATTAGCATTCCGAAATCAATTGGGACCTAGGGAAGCAATTGGTACTAACAAGAATCAAGTTCTCTCATATATATTCTAATAACTAAACAAGGATTATTGAGCAGAACCTTACATATACAGAAAAATTAGTGACACATAGATTTAGATTAACTAGACTGATGTCTGTAGCAATTTATGACTACAAGTTAGCAGTTCAGAGCAGTACCATTATGACTTGGGTAGTAAAAGTAGAAGGGAGAACACACCTTCCAGACAGCTGAGGCGGGAGCAAATGACCACCTACAGTTTCAGGAACACTCTTTGTGTTAGGCAGCATGCCTTTTGGAACTTTATTACGCGGATAGCTTCCAGCTGATACATTTAAGTCTCTCTTTCTTGCTGCACTTTCTGCCATAGCAGCTGCAACTCGGGATGAGTGGTCAGGTGCATTCAATTGAGATGGCACCACAGGAGAGTCCAAGAGGAATGCGGCATCGGGAAGTTTAAGCACCGGAGATTGATCAAGAACCTTTCCTGATTGTTTACTTGGAGGCGGGCTCAAAGCAGTTGAGACCCTAGCAAGACAAACAAGTACGAGAGTTCATTAGAAAACCACAAATGAGTAGATCTGGATGCAAGTTGAATCTATTGCCGTAATTTTCATGGCAAGATGACAGGATTGGGATCAAGAAGCTGGAAGGCCAAAAGGCAAGCTAAGAGCCCAAGAATGAAGAACTAAATGATGGCACGTTAGCTCAAaaatatcatactccctccgtccacgaaaaatagagcacatttgtcatttttggttgtccacaaaaaatagagcacatttaaaaaaggaaagtttccAACTTCTCTTTTActactttttttccttctctcttactaataatatggatcccacattctactaacactacttctctcttactttttcactTCTCTCTAACTAATAAtatagacctcacattccactaacactacttctctcttactttaccaatttcacattaaaacccgtgaaATCCACAATctgtcctatttttcgtggacggagggagtagttcttTCGGAGTTCCCCAAGGCTACCACATGTGGTAATAGCAAACAGATACACCGGCAATAACCAATAGACCATCAACAAGTGATTCTCCTATCCAATCAAGGACCACCCATCACCCTAGTCCCCCTAGTGTTCCATATCAGACACAAAGAGCAGGAATAAGGGATAAACATCTAAAATAAAGAAATGCACAACAAGAAAATGACCAAGGTAGGATAAAACTGAAACACCACTCCTTGCTCATTTCGTATTGTTTTATTTGGGCACAATGAAAGAGACTGCCCTAGGTTGATTGAGAAGTTGAAACAAGTACAAATTGTTAATTTAAAAGAACAGCACTTGGGATGTTTTATATTAATAACTCAATCCACCAAAACCTAATGCAGCCAAACCACGAGTCACAATTGCAATCATGAATGGTTCAATTG is from Salvia splendens isolate huo1 unplaced genomic scaffold, SspV2 ctg950, whole genome shotgun sequence and encodes:
- the LOC121791879 gene encoding uncharacterized protein LOC121791879 — protein: MSLVDYADSSDEDEPQNPPAAAQEKIEQLPENPEERPAPDHLQSRVSTALSPPPSKQSGKVLDQSPVLKLPDAAFLLDSPVVPSQLNAPDHSSRVAAAMAESAARKRDLNVSAGSYPRNKVPKGMLPNTKSVPETVGGHLLPPQLSGRSNVVTEDISKLFVRKHADTPAE